The genomic interval CCGAGTCTTTCTCAAAATGAAAATCTTTCACAAAAAAAAGACTCAATATTAATAGACCAAGACACCATTGATTTTACTAGTTTATTTCTCACCATAAAcctatataagtatatacaaatAGTTTATAAGGATGTatactcaaaaatataaaaaatttcaaaaaaaaataataaaataaaacaaattccaattttaattttgacaaatttaaaaattttaatatatatatatatatatatatatattctttaagcGGCACAATTGTAATTTCCCACACGTCTCttataagttataataataaatataatataattatacttGTATAAACTATCTCAGCCCCACATCAAAAAACCAAATCCCCAGATCAAATCCAAGCCCTCCGTCTCAGATCTCTCAACCTCTCTTCTTGCTCGGTTCCTTGAAGAAGACCATCTCCAATGGCGGATCACGACGAACCTCTCCTGACTTCCTCCGAGATCGAAGAATCCCCATCACCAATCTCCACCACCTCCGAATcctcttcaatcaatctccccTCTCTCAACCGCTCCGTTCTCCACCGCTCCAGCACGGCCCCAGCCATGGCCGCCATCATGGCCGAAGTCAACCCCgttccaaaccctaatctcaggAGCAACAACTCCTCCTCTGGCTCAATCTTCAGGCATGCatctctcctcctccttctctacCTCTCTCTCGGCGTTCTCACCTACACCTTCAATCCCCAATGCTTTCTCCGGCATCGAGACTCATCCGATCATCGACGCCCTCTACTTCTGCGTCGTCACTCTCTGCACAATCGGCTACGGAGACATCGCACCTCTCACCCCCATAACCAAGCTCTTATCTTGCGTTTTCGTCCTCATCGGCTTCGGCTTCATCGAAGTCCTTCTCTCCGGCGCCGTCAACCGATTTCTCGACCACCAAGAAACCCAATTCTTAACAAGCATCATCCGCCACGGTACAGGCCCATCAAACTACATCTTTGACGCCGAGAAAGGCCGAATGAGGATTCGAATGAAGGTTCTCCTCGCCATCAGCGTCGTCATTCTTTGCATCGCCATCGGCGCTTCCGCATTGAGCTTTCTTGAAGGTTTGGATTTCATGGACTCATTGTATTTGTCCGTGATGTCTGTCACAACAGTTGGATATGGAGATCATGCTTTCAAAACCATGAAAGGAAGAGTTTTTGCTTGTTTGTGGTTGTTAATATCAACACTTGCAGTTGCCAAATCATTCATATATTTAGCTGAGGCAAGAATTAATAAACGCCACAAAAGAATTGCAAAATGGTCACTACACAGAAATTTGACTGTGGAAGATTTGCTTGCTGCAGATCTCAATCACAATGGTTTTATCAGGTCTGTCTGTTTGTCTGTCTGTGCTttatcaatgtttttattttttttttgtgctaatgcaatttttttttttttttatgatataattGTTTATGCAGTAAATCAGAGTATGCAGTTTTCAAGTTGAGAGAGATGGGGATAGTGAAAGAGAATGATGTGTTGCAAATTTGTGACCAGTTCAACAAGCTTGACTGTAATAATACTGGAAAGATAACTTTAATTGATTTACTTAACTACAGGAAATTACAGGTATAGTAAATGAGATgtgtaatattatatatacatcagTGTATGAAGGAAATTTTAGTTGAATCTTTTGTACAaagatatgtatataaatatatgtggtGTAcaacaaattttcaatttttgaaaatgtagTAAGAAAATTTTGTTGAATATTTGGTATAAAGATATGATTGagtttatatgttatttttttttggtttgaaattttgaatttgtcTGTGC from Dioscorea cayenensis subsp. rotundata cultivar TDr96_F1 chromosome 7, TDr96_F1_v2_PseudoChromosome.rev07_lg8_w22 25.fasta, whole genome shotgun sequence carries:
- the LOC120264614 gene encoding LOW QUALITY PROTEIN: two-pore potassium channel 5-like (The sequence of the model RefSeq protein was modified relative to this genomic sequence to represent the inferred CDS: deleted 1 base in 1 codon), which gives rise to MADHDEPLLTSSEIEESPSPISTTSESSSINLPSLNRSVLHRSSTAPAMAAIMAEVNPVPNPNLRSNNSSSGSIFRHASLLLLLYLSLGVLTYTFNPNAFSGIETHPIIDALYFCVVTLCTIGYGDIAPLTPITKLLSCVFVLIGFGFIEVLLSGAVNRFLDHQETQFLTSIIRHGTGPSNYIFDAEKGRMRIRMKVLLAISVVILCIAIGASALSFLEGLDFMDSLYLSVMSVTTVGYGDHAFKTMKGRVFACLWLLISTLAVAKSFIYLAEARINKRHKRIAKWSLHRNLTVEDLLAADLNHNGFISKSEYAVFKLREMGIVKENDVLQICDQFNKLDCNNTGKITLIDLLNYRKLQV